The sequence TCGGGGAGCTCGACCTGTACTCCAATCGGTTCGCCAATCTGCTCATCAAGAACGGGTTCAAGAAGGGGGACGTGGTGGGGATCTGCCTTCCCAACATTCCGGAGTTTCCGATCGCCTGGCTGGGGGCGTTGAAGACCGGGTGCGTCGTAAGCGGGGTGTCGCCCCTTCTTTCTATCAATGAGATGGAGCACCAGATCAAGGACTCCGAGATGAAGGGGTTTGTGACTCTCGATATTATATTCGCCGAGAGGGTTACGAAGATCGCCCAAAAGCTTCCCAAGCTCGATCTGATCGTGGCGACAAACGTGGGCAACTTTCTCCCCAAGATAAAGCGGGTGCTGGGAAAGCTCCTGAAGAAGCTCCCCTCGGGGGAAGTCACCCCCATCGAGGGGAAAATAGTCCTGAATTTACCCGATGTAATCAAGGCCGGGGCCTACTCGGACACGGCGCCGAATGTCAAAATATCCCCGGATGACATCGCCCTTATCATGTACACCGGCGGCACCACGGGAGTCCCCAAGGGGGCGCTTCTGAGTCACAGAAACAACGTGGCGGAGATCCTCGTGGCAAACAAGTACATGGAGTGGGAAAAGGAGGTGGGGCCCGTCCTCTCGGCGTTTCCGATGTTTCACATCGCGGGAATGGCATTCAACGAGTTCTCGGTCTATAACGGCTGGACCCAGCTCCTCCTCCCTGATCCCAGAAATACCGACTTCCTCTGCAATATACTCGAAAAGTACAGGCCGCACCTGATAGCCAACGTCCCGTCCCTTTACTACTTGCTTCTATCCAACCCCAAGTTCAGGAAGCTCGATCACTCGGACCTCGCACAGTGCATCTCGGCCGCCGCCCCCTTCCCGGTCGGTTCCCAGAAGGAGCTGGAGTCTATTATAGGGAAGGAAAAGCTCATCGAGCTGTACGGGATGACCGAGACCGCCGCCATCACGGTAATGAATCCGATCAAGGGCAAGAAGAAGCTGGGGACCATCGGGCTTCCGATGATAAATACCGACATTAAACTCGTCGACCCCGCAACGGGAAAGGAGGCAAAGCAGGGGGAGCCCGGGGAGCTCCTCATAAGGTGTCCCCAGCTTATGGTGGGTTATTTCAAAAATCACGAGGAGACGAAGCGGGCGGTCGATTCGGAGGGATACATGCACACCGGGGATGTTATGGTGCAGGACGAGGACGGGTATCTGACGATCGTCGACAGAACGAAGGACATGATAATCGTCAGCGGCTTCAAGGTCTTCTCCAAGAAGGTCGAGGACATCATCGCAACGCACCCCGCCGTGGAGATTGCGGCAACGGTCGGTGTCCCGAACCCGGACAGGCCGGGCTCCGAGATGGTCAGGGCCTATCTCACGCTCTCTCCGTCAATTGATCCGGGAACGGACAAGGAGGCCTTGAAAAAAGAGATATTGGGTTACGCCAAGGAGAGGCTTGCCCCCTACGAGGTGCCGAAGGAGATAGAGATACTTTCCGAGATGCCACTAACCAGCGTCGGGAAGCTGGACAAAAAGGTGTTGAGAAAATAGTGTGATGGGTGGATGGCTCAGGGCTGAGCATTGGTCCGGCCATTCAGGATATT is a genomic window of Candidatus Zymogenus saltonus containing:
- a CDS encoding AMP-binding protein, yielding MAKNSAEEKRFWTKSYGRKIPDVDPKLFENNLLDLFKKSLTEKREKPAFVFMDVPVTFGELDLYSNRFANLLIKNGFKKGDVVGICLPNIPEFPIAWLGALKTGCVVSGVSPLLSINEMEHQIKDSEMKGFVTLDIIFAERVTKIAQKLPKLDLIVATNVGNFLPKIKRVLGKLLKKLPSGEVTPIEGKIVLNLPDVIKAGAYSDTAPNVKISPDDIALIMYTGGTTGVPKGALLSHRNNVAEILVANKYMEWEKEVGPVLSAFPMFHIAGMAFNEFSVYNGWTQLLLPDPRNTDFLCNILEKYRPHLIANVPSLYYLLLSNPKFRKLDHSDLAQCISAAAPFPVGSQKELESIIGKEKLIELYGMTETAAITVMNPIKGKKKLGTIGLPMINTDIKLVDPATGKEAKQGEPGELLIRCPQLMVGYFKNHEETKRAVDSEGYMHTGDVMVQDEDGYLTIVDRTKDMIIVSGFKVFSKKVEDIIATHPAVEIAATVGVPNPDRPGSEMVRAYLTLSPSIDPGTDKEALKKEILGYAKERLAPYEVPKEIEILSEMPLTSVGKLDKKVLRK